One stretch of Cedecea neteri DNA includes these proteins:
- the flgK gene encoding flagellar hook-associated protein FlgK, with translation MSIINIAYSGIQAAQTGMSVTSMNIANLLTPGYSRQGMLQSAIGPMGQVGLSAGNGVQVDSIRRISNQYLVNQVWQTNTKASYFTSGQQYLGALEEVIGTDSTSLGNGLDEFFGALSAMTTQPESPALRQQLLNQASSLATRFNSMNDFITSQKNSLSTQRNAAVESINSLSSGIASYNQKIIELESTGGNSSVLRDQRDELVKKLSELADVKVTEDGSGSYTVALKGGQPLVSGKTAGEMKAGVDANGNSTLSLKFSTSEFSLNPSTGGQLGALYDYETTTLKEMQGAIQGMAEAVADLFNNQLAQGFDLNGNPGKPLFVFDPSNSAGMLQVTDLKPDEIALSGAAGEPGNGDNLQLLIDLKNSKTNIGGLGNMSLNEGAAAIISRIGIASRQNKTEQEAAIAVASQAQNQRDNLSAVNEDEEAINLQIYMQSYQANLKVIATGDQIFSDLLNLF, from the coding sequence ATGAGCATCATTAATATTGCCTACAGCGGCATTCAGGCTGCCCAGACGGGGATGAGCGTCACCTCGATGAACATCGCTAACCTGCTGACGCCCGGCTACAGCCGCCAGGGGATGCTGCAAAGTGCTATTGGGCCGATGGGCCAGGTTGGCCTGTCCGCCGGAAACGGCGTGCAGGTAGACAGCATTCGCCGCATCTCCAACCAGTATCTGGTGAACCAGGTCTGGCAGACGAACACCAAGGCCAGCTATTTCACTTCGGGACAGCAGTATCTTGGTGCCCTGGAAGAGGTGATTGGCACCGATTCTACAAGCCTGGGTAACGGGCTGGATGAGTTTTTTGGCGCCCTGAGCGCGATGACCACGCAGCCAGAATCTCCGGCGCTGCGCCAGCAGCTGTTAAACCAGGCCAGCTCCCTGGCCACGCGTTTTAACAGCATGAATGACTTTATCACTAGCCAGAAAAATTCACTCTCCACCCAGCGTAACGCGGCGGTGGAAAGCATCAACTCGCTAAGCTCCGGTATTGCCAGCTACAACCAGAAAATCATCGAACTGGAGTCTACCGGCGGCAACAGCAGCGTGCTTCGCGATCAGCGTGACGAGCTGGTGAAAAAACTCAGCGAGCTGGCGGACGTGAAGGTTACCGAAGACGGCAGCGGGAGCTACACCGTGGCCCTGAAGGGCGGGCAGCCGCTGGTTAGCGGCAAAACGGCAGGTGAAATGAAAGCGGGCGTGGATGCCAACGGCAACAGCACCCTCAGCCTGAAGTTTTCCACCAGCGAATTCAGCCTCAATCCTTCGACGGGCGGCCAGCTTGGCGCGCTCTACGACTATGAAACGACCACGCTGAAAGAGATGCAGGGCGCGATTCAGGGCATGGCTGAAGCGGTCGCAGATCTGTTTAACAATCAGCTGGCTCAGGGGTTTGATCTCAACGGTAATCCGGGCAAGCCGCTGTTTGTTTTTGACCCGAGTAACAGCGCGGGCATGCTGCAGGTGACCGACCTGAAGCCCGATGAGATTGCGCTGTCCGGCGCGGCGGGCGAGCCCGGCAACGGCGATAACCTGCAGCTTCTTATCGACCTGAAAAACAGCAAAACGAACATTGGCGGCCTGGGCAACATGAGCCTCAACGAGGGCGCTGCGGCGATTATTTCCCGCATCGGGATTGCCAGCCGGCAGAACAAAACCGAACAGGAAGCCGCTATTGCAGTGGCCAGTCAGGCTCAGAACCAGCGCGACAACCTCAGCGCGGTCAACGAGGACGAAGAGGCGATCAACCTGCAGATTTACATGCAGTCCTACCAGGCCAACCTGAAAGTGATCGCCACGGGCGACCAGATCTTCAGCGATCTGCTTAACCTGTTCTAA
- a CDS encoding flagellin — protein sequence MSLSIFTSGSSMSSINALNKSNSMLSTAMERLGTGKRINSAADDAAGMQIASRLQGQSNGMAVAQRNISDATAMLQTAEGAFDEVSNIMYRMKDLATQSANDTNSADDRKAINAELDELNKELGNIMTNTSFGGDKMFGAGGKLSADMNFQIGASTGEGMTVNLGTQLTGVSGGMGGITTAITTLSGTGNAANAKALMTSLETGLKAVGEMRSGLGANINRLGHTAANLANMKDNTELALGNIQDADFASEASSMTRNQMLAQTSMSMLKQSNSMSGMVMSLLG from the coding sequence ATGTCATTATCTATTTTCACCAGCGGTTCCTCCATGTCCTCCATCAACGCGCTGAATAAATCCAACAGCATGCTGTCCACCGCGATGGAACGCCTGGGTACCGGCAAACGCATCAACTCTGCTGCCGATGATGCCGCAGGTATGCAGATCGCTTCCCGCCTGCAGGGCCAGAGCAACGGTATGGCCGTGGCTCAGCGTAACATCTCTGACGCAACCGCCATGCTGCAGACCGCTGAAGGCGCGTTCGATGAAGTCAGCAACATCATGTACCGCATGAAAGACCTGGCCACGCAGTCTGCGAACGACACCAACAGCGCAGACGATCGTAAAGCGATCAACGCCGAGCTGGATGAACTGAACAAAGAGCTGGGCAATATCATGACCAACACCTCTTTCGGTGGCGATAAGATGTTTGGTGCAGGCGGCAAGCTGAGCGCCGACATGAACTTCCAGATTGGTGCCAGCACCGGGGAAGGCATGACGGTGAATCTGGGTACGCAGTTGACCGGTGTATCTGGTGGTATGGGCGGTATTACTACGGCTATCACCACGCTGAGCGGTACCGGGAACGCGGCCAACGCCAAGGCACTGATGACCTCTCTGGAAACGGGTCTGAAAGCTGTGGGCGAAATGCGTTCCGGGCTGGGGGCGAACATCAACCGTCTGGGCCACACCGCCGCGAACCTGGCCAACATGAAAGATAACACCGAGCTGGCGCTGGGCAACATTCAGGATGCCGACTTCGCAAGCGAAGCGTCTTCCATGACCCGCAACCAGATGCTGGCGCAGACCAGCATGTCGATGCTGAAGCAGTCCAACAGCATGTCCGGCATGGTGATGTCTCTGCTGGGCTAA
- a CDS encoding transcriptional regulator, whose product MNKRYCAVNNWLIDISSGSILHLTSGERKRLGEYQLKLLDTLIQHAGEILTREELTTLVWERRVIGNNSLPNAIHALRTALEDDGKQQKIIKTIPRKGYLLEADYCNVIEKDEEEVLDTSADALLSEAVFYEDPVVLEADVAEEKLAGPEPAFVVVESPNGVPVKTRARWWQGFPWMTSLMVVVVLIAAFSTWRYFEFSDHRLQYEEQESNVYSNIRLYEIAPLSHAVNSKDQLYNKLKGTLYQMNLLLKSQSIVMDVYYQSIDQTLNYTFSLKSSCENKQLAMAIYHWRIDISQLNNLILRETRRKLGEMEGCSVG is encoded by the coding sequence ATGAATAAACGCTACTGCGCTGTGAATAACTGGCTGATTGATATTAGCTCCGGCTCGATCCTTCATTTAACCAGTGGGGAACGAAAACGCCTCGGAGAATATCAGTTAAAACTGCTGGATACGCTCATTCAACATGCCGGAGAAATTCTCACCAGAGAAGAGCTGACCACGCTTGTTTGGGAACGAAGAGTTATTGGCAATAATAGTTTGCCGAACGCCATTCATGCTTTACGCACGGCGCTTGAAGATGACGGAAAACAGCAAAAGATAATCAAAACCATACCTCGAAAAGGTTATTTGCTGGAAGCCGATTATTGTAATGTTATTGAAAAAGATGAAGAAGAAGTTCTTGATACTTCAGCCGATGCGCTGCTAAGCGAAGCCGTATTCTATGAAGACCCGGTCGTTCTGGAAGCCGACGTTGCGGAAGAAAAACTCGCGGGGCCGGAACCCGCTTTCGTTGTTGTTGAAAGCCCAAACGGCGTGCCGGTAAAAACTCGCGCTCGCTGGTGGCAGGGTTTTCCCTGGATGACCTCGCTGATGGTCGTCGTCGTACTTATCGCTGCCTTTTCGACGTGGCGCTATTTTGAGTTCAGCGATCATCGTCTGCAGTATGAAGAGCAGGAAAGCAACGTCTACAGCAATATTCGTCTCTACGAAATTGCCCCCTTAAGCCATGCAGTCAACAGTAAAGATCAGCTTTATAACAAGCTAAAAGGCACGCTTTACCAGATGAATTTGCTGCTTAAGAGTCAGTCTATCGTGATGGATGTGTATTACCAGAGCATCGATCAGACGCTCAATTACACCTTTTCGTTGAAAAGCAGCTGCGAAAATAAACAGTTGGCAATGGCAATCTACCACTGGCGCATCGATATCAGCCAGCTCAACAACTTAATCCTGCGTGAAACGCGAAGAAAACTGGGTGAAATGGAGGGCTGCAGCGTTGGCTAA
- the flgL gene encoding flagellar hook-associated protein FlgL, with amino-acid sequence MRISSLYNSSQMLSQLGKNSESISKLMQQLSTQKRINVPSDDPVAASRLVQLNREQSAIEQYQSNITSISGTLASQESHLQAMNDQLLALNDKLLAAANDTNSQQDMASYGAELESMLDSLVASMNAQNENGSYLFSGTKTGTKPVQWDAAAKTFVFAGNDGTRETTVANGVNIKENTNVASAFSSGSDDLDMLNKLKALSQKMQDPAIPAADYKSEVTDMLDSAKATRDNVSAIFTDVGGRQNRLTLLSNAHTDVSAANDQVVRDLSFSDPATATVNLQLYMNSVQISNQAYSMISKLSLFSVM; translated from the coding sequence ATGCGAATCAGTAGCCTTTACAACTCCTCGCAGATGCTCAGCCAGCTGGGCAAAAACAGCGAGAGCATCAGCAAGCTGATGCAGCAGCTCTCTACGCAGAAGCGAATTAACGTGCCGTCGGACGACCCGGTGGCCGCCAGCCGCCTGGTGCAGTTGAACCGCGAGCAGTCGGCAATTGAGCAATATCAGAGCAATATCACCAGCATCAGCGGGACGCTGGCAAGCCAGGAGTCTCACCTGCAGGCAATGAACGACCAGCTGCTGGCGCTGAACGACAAACTGCTTGCCGCCGCCAACGACACCAACAGCCAGCAGGATATGGCGAGCTACGGCGCGGAGCTTGAGTCGATGCTGGACTCGCTGGTGGCGTCGATGAATGCGCAAAATGAAAACGGCAGCTATCTGTTTTCCGGTACGAAAACCGGCACGAAACCGGTGCAGTGGGATGCAGCGGCGAAGACCTTTGTGTTTGCCGGTAACGACGGCACGCGCGAGACGACCGTGGCGAACGGCGTAAACATTAAGGAAAACACCAACGTTGCCAGCGCCTTCTCTTCCGGCAGTGACGATCTGGACATGCTGAATAAGCTGAAAGCGCTGTCGCAGAAAATGCAGGATCCGGCTATTCCGGCGGCGGATTATAAGAGTGAGGTCACCGATATGCTGGATTCCGCCAAAGCCACGCGGGATAACGTGTCGGCGATCTTTACCGACGTGGGGGGACGACAAAACCGCTTAACCCTGCTGAGCAACGCGCATACCGACGTCAGCGCGGCAAACGACCAGGTGGTACGCGATCTCTCTTTCAGCGACCCCGCTACGGCGACGGTAAACCTTCAGCTGTATATGAATTCTGTACAGATTTCCAACCAGGCTTACAGCATGATCAGTAAGCTCTCACTGTTTAGCGTGATGTAA
- the fliD gene encoding flagellar filament capping protein FliD, with protein MSDLTSLDPQNLATQLAGYDIAAMQTALKKQTSSLTAQKAALTALRTAMSDFRTALTGLNKTDSGMLQNVATTNVEGVATVTAGSKAQKGTYNLFVEQLASAHQIAFDDMTDESIKNATGTMTITINGKSMDVEMDGLESMSDLTKKINTNNDKDAPGVTASLIRTDGKVSLMLSSDESGADNIVELDTSKMDAASAQKFSVSETITSAQNAKFRLGESGKVYESSSNTLDKLIDGVTIELTKAQKTGDEPLRINIGVDNTATKEQMQSFVDAFNTLKTELGKLTNSGSDGKDRGAFAGDAGIASLERDLNNLLRQTFGDKNMTDYGITAGRDGNLSIDSTKLDKALQNDPQGLNDLFNGNNGLIKSMDKSLDKYLNTSNGLLKGRQETLDRQQSEIDTKTDKIQTRYETSYNRYLKQFTQLQSIMTQMNNTMSMFGLA; from the coding sequence ATGTCTGATTTGACCAGCCTGGATCCTCAAAACCTGGCCACGCAGCTTGCGGGCTATGACATCGCCGCCATGCAGACGGCGCTGAAAAAACAGACCAGCTCTCTGACCGCCCAAAAAGCCGCATTAACGGCGTTACGTACCGCAATGAGTGATTTCCGCACGGCGTTGACCGGGCTGAACAAAACCGACAGCGGTATGCTGCAAAACGTGGCGACGACCAACGTTGAAGGCGTAGCTACCGTAACGGCGGGAAGCAAAGCTCAGAAGGGGACTTACAACCTGTTTGTTGAGCAGCTGGCGTCCGCCCACCAGATTGCGTTCGATGACATGACCGACGAGTCGATCAAGAACGCGACCGGCACGATGACTATCACCATTAACGGCAAGTCGATGGACGTTGAGATGGACGGTCTGGAGTCGATGTCTGACCTGACCAAAAAGATCAATACCAATAACGATAAAGATGCGCCAGGGGTAACCGCCTCCCTGATTCGCACCGACGGTAAAGTCAGCCTGATGCTGAGCAGCGATGAAAGTGGGGCCGACAATATCGTTGAGCTGGATACCAGCAAAATGGACGCCGCCAGCGCGCAAAAGTTTAGCGTGTCGGAAACGATAACCAGCGCGCAAAACGCAAAGTTCAGGCTCGGTGAGAGCGGCAAAGTCTATGAAAGCAGTTCAAATACTCTCGATAAGCTTATCGACGGCGTCACCATTGAGCTGACGAAGGCGCAAAAAACCGGCGATGAGCCGCTGCGCATTAATATCGGCGTGGACAACACCGCAACCAAAGAGCAGATGCAGAGCTTTGTGGATGCGTTTAATACCTTGAAAACCGAACTCGGCAAGCTGACCAACAGCGGCAGCGACGGGAAAGATCGCGGCGCGTTTGCCGGCGATGCCGGGATTGCCTCGCTGGAAAGGGATCTGAATAACCTGCTGCGCCAGACCTTCGGCGACAAAAATATGACCGACTACGGCATTACCGCCGGCCGGGACGGCAATTTATCTATCGACAGTACCAAGCTCGACAAGGCCCTGCAGAACGATCCTCAAGGACTGAACGATCTGTTCAACGGCAACAACGGGCTGATTAAGAGCATGGATAAGTCGCTGGATAAATACCTCAATACCTCTAACGGGCTGCTGAAAGGGCGACAGGAAACTCTGGATCGCCAGCAGTCAGAAATTGACACCAAAACCGACAAGATTCAGACGCGCTATGAAACCTCTTATAACCGCTATCTGAAACAGTTCACCCAGCTGCAGTCCATTATGACGCAGATGAATAACACCATGAGTATGTTTGGCCTGGCCTAA
- a CDS encoding flagellar hook-length control protein FliK encodes MMNISSASILLHDAPVTTVSGVMPGLEGVATPQGITTAASGLQAAVSAPPLFTQALLNVLQAAPAGEAGLETVDADNAVMEEETADTTVSVDAPVALLQQILDGLLTVNAASAAPANPVANAVADAVNPARPGGAQPSLAGLHGVRAPVQQPASTLAEAGTLPLMQPVTLKSTESVAVQPMLNMGENVAISTARPSVQPGAMGKETPSMSPTVKLDPEPSRWAQQLQSALGERLQVQVKDQIQHATIRLDPPEMGKIDIAVQIENGRVQVTINASQGEVYRALQQVSNDLRQSLTEQNFVQVNVQVSSQNGQRDGQHQSAPQKQPQDVMAAVSIEADASARREDASVLLTV; translated from the coding sequence ATGATGAATATCAGTTCTGCCTCCATCTTGCTGCACGACGCGCCGGTAACAACCGTCTCAGGGGTTATGCCAGGCTTAGAAGGCGTTGCTACTCCGCAGGGCATCACTACAGCTGCTTCCGGTTTGCAGGCTGCGGTATCCGCACCACCGCTCTTTACGCAGGCATTACTCAACGTGCTGCAAGCCGCGCCGGCAGGTGAGGCTGGGCTGGAAACCGTCGATGCGGATAACGCCGTGATGGAAGAAGAAACTGCTGACACCACGGTAAGCGTGGACGCGCCCGTAGCGCTTCTCCAGCAAATTCTTGATGGGCTGCTTACGGTGAATGCAGCTTCTGCCGCGCCGGCTAATCCTGTCGCTAACGCGGTGGCGGATGCCGTTAATCCAGCACGGCCGGGCGGTGCGCAGCCTTCTCTCGCGGGCCTGCACGGCGTGAGAGCACCGGTCCAACAACCTGCTTCAACGCTGGCCGAGGCCGGTACGTTACCGCTTATGCAGCCGGTGACGTTAAAAAGCACGGAGTCTGTCGCCGTTCAGCCAATGTTAAACATGGGCGAAAACGTGGCTATCTCCACGGCACGTCCGTCGGTTCAGCCTGGCGCTATGGGGAAAGAAACGCCGTCCATGTCGCCAACCGTCAAGCTGGATCCTGAACCTTCGCGCTGGGCTCAACAGCTGCAGTCTGCCCTGGGCGAGCGTTTACAGGTACAGGTTAAGGACCAGATTCAGCACGCGACTATCCGTCTCGACCCGCCGGAAATGGGCAAGATAGACATTGCCGTGCAGATCGAAAATGGCCGCGTGCAGGTCACGATTAATGCCAGCCAGGGGGAGGTTTACCGCGCGCTTCAGCAGGTCAGTAACGACTTACGTCAGAGCCTGACCGAGCAGAATTTTGTGCAGGTGAACGTCCAGGTTTCCTCTCAAAACGGACAGCGCGATGGCCAGCATCAATCGGCGCCACAGAAGCAGCCACAGGATGTTATGGCTGCCGTAAGCATTGAGGCGGACGCGAGCGCGCGCCGTGAAGATGCCTCCGTTCTACTGACCGTTTAA
- a CDS encoding flagellin, producing the protein MALSIFTSGSSMSSINALNKSNSMLSTAMERLGTGKRINSAADDAAGMQIASRLQGQSNGMAVAQRNISDATAMLQTAEGAFDEVSNIMYRMKDLATQSANDTNSADDRNAIKAELGELNKELENIMTNTSFGGDKLFGATGKLSADMNFQIGASTGEGMTVNLGTQLTGVTGASGMGGITAAITNLSGGTTATSAKALMTSLEEGLKKVGEMRSGLGANINRLGHTAANLANMKDNTELALGNIQDADFATEASSMTRNQMLAQTSMSMLKQSNSMSGMVMSLLG; encoded by the coding sequence ATGGCATTATCTATTTTCACCAGCGGCTCTTCCATGTCGTCCATCAACGCGCTGAATAAATCCAACAGCATGCTGTCCACCGCCATGGAGCGTCTGGGCACCGGCAAACGCATCAACTCTGCCGCTGACGATGCCGCAGGCATGCAGATCGCTTCCCGCCTGCAGGGCCAGAGCAACGGTATGGCCGTGGCTCAGCGTAACATCTCTGACGCAACCGCCATGCTGCAGACCGCTGAAGGCGCGTTCGATGAAGTCAGCAACATCATGTACCGCATGAAGGACCTGGCCACGCAGTCTGCGAACGACACTAATAGTGCAGACGATCGTAATGCGATCAAAGCCGAGCTGGGCGAACTGAACAAAGAGCTGGAAAATATCATGACCAACACCTCTTTCGGTGGCGATAAGCTCTTTGGTGCAACCGGTAAGCTGAGCGCCGACATGAACTTCCAGATTGGTGCCAGCACCGGGGAAGGCATGACCGTCAATCTGGGTACGCAGCTGACCGGCGTTACCGGGGCCAGCGGTATGGGCGGTATTACTGCTGCTATTACCAACCTGAGCGGCGGTACCACCGCGACTAGCGCAAAAGCATTGATGACTTCTCTGGAAGAGGGTCTGAAAAAGGTGGGTGAAATGCGTTCCGGGCTGGGGGCGAACATCAACCGTCTGGGCCACACCGCCGCGAACCTTGCGAACATGAAAGATAACACCGAGCTGGCGCTGGGTAACATTCAGGATGCTGACTTCGCGACCGAAGCCTCTTCCATGACCCGCAACCAGATGCTGGCGCAGACCAGCATGTCGATGCTGAAGCAGTCCAACAGCATGTCCGGCATGGTGATGTCTCTGCTGGGCTAA
- a CDS encoding flagellar basal body-associated FliL family protein gives MTIKTFSLGLLIALIAAAFAAVLTIVGTHVLTKEDGASGMLTSLFSSSDVKHVEFVEIKNVVITLQSNGSKERYLLLELALAADEPRDVQLINDMSPAIRGATVSLLSDMDYETVRGMSVSDLKKRLMTAYTERFKSLNSKIPFRDVIISKMVFQ, from the coding sequence ATGACAATAAAAACTTTTTCTCTGGGGCTGCTCATTGCCCTTATTGCGGCCGCGTTTGCGGCGGTTTTGACCATAGTGGGTACTCACGTGCTGACCAAAGAGGACGGGGCAAGCGGCATGCTGACCTCGTTGTTCAGCTCTTCGGATGTAAAGCACGTTGAGTTTGTGGAAATCAAAAATGTGGTTATCACCCTGCAAAGCAACGGCAGCAAAGAGCGTTACCTGCTGCTTGAACTGGCGTTAGCGGCGGATGAGCCTCGCGACGTCCAGTTGATCAACGATATGTCCCCCGCGATACGCGGTGCGACGGTAAGCCTGCTGTCCGATATGGACTACGAAACGGTGCGCGGTATGAGCGTTTCTGATCTTAAGAAAAGGCTTATGACGGCCTATACCGAGCGCTTTAAAAGCCTCAACAGCAAGATACCGTTCCGGGATGTGATCATCAGCAAGATGGTCTTTCAGTAA
- a CDS encoding FliA/WhiG family RNA polymerase sigma factor has translation MDFIADEALTPAEESRYVNAYLPLVHRVVKQLSYQASSVMDREDMEQIALMGLLTSLRRYGHPDEQFGAYAVHRIRGAVLDELRQLDWRPRRLRQKTHKLNDAIREIARELGRPPGFVDLAGRLEITAEEYQEYLLLDCAKSMDSLDEILSSETHSVSLNGRDLEEEVMVSRTLKTALASLDEREQMILTLYYQHEMSLKEIALVLGLTEARICQLNKKIAQKVEQFF, from the coding sequence ATGGATTTTATTGCTGACGAGGCCCTGACGCCTGCGGAAGAGTCACGTTATGTGAATGCTTACTTACCGCTGGTGCATCGGGTTGTGAAGCAGCTTTCTTATCAGGCAAGCAGCGTGATGGACAGGGAAGATATGGAGCAAATTGCCCTGATGGGTCTGCTCACGTCTTTGCGTCGTTACGGTCATCCTGATGAACAGTTTGGGGCTTATGCCGTGCACCGTATTCGGGGCGCGGTTCTTGATGAGCTGCGTCAGCTTGACTGGCGTCCTCGCCGCCTGCGGCAAAAGACCCACAAGCTGAACGATGCCATCCGCGAGATAGCCCGCGAGCTGGGTCGTCCGCCTGGCTTTGTTGACCTTGCCGGGCGGCTGGAGATTACCGCCGAAGAGTATCAGGAGTATCTGCTGCTGGACTGCGCGAAGTCGATGGACAGCCTTGATGAGATTCTCAGTAGCGAAACGCATTCCGTCTCGCTGAATGGCCGGGATTTAGAAGAAGAAGTGATGGTGAGCCGAACGTTGAAAACCGCGCTGGCAAGCCTTGATGAACGTGAGCAAATGATTTTGACGCTGTACTACCAGCATGAAATGAGCCTGAAAGAGATAGCGCTGGTGCTGGGGCTGACGGAGGCACGTATCTGTCAGCTGAATAAAAAAATAGCGCAAAAAGTTGAGCAGTTTTTTTAG
- the motA gene encoding flagellar motor stator protein MotA, with translation MQKLLGLVIIFVCVVGGFLMSGGRLASFWQPGEIIIILGAGFGALVLANPKPVLAEMYRQFRGVMRKNEHTDEYQRQLLMLLFELLELVQDGGLKVLDEHIEVPESSPLFQKYPLILRDKALITFISDNFRLMAMGKINEHELEGILEQELVAMEEDLLLPSRSLQRIAEAMPGFGICAAVLGIIITMQSIDGSIAVIGVKVAAALVGTFLGVFFCYCLMDPMANAMEQRTKKQMAVLECVRTVLVNHVAGKPTLLAVDAGRKMLPMDSKPTFATLDGWVNQMTGDA, from the coding sequence ATGCAAAAATTATTAGGTTTAGTGATTATTTTCGTCTGTGTCGTTGGCGGTTTTCTTATGTCAGGCGGGCGACTGGCTTCGTTCTGGCAGCCCGGTGAAATTATCATCATTTTGGGCGCAGGGTTTGGCGCTCTGGTGCTGGCTAACCCCAAACCTGTGCTGGCTGAAATGTACCGCCAGTTTCGCGGCGTGATGCGCAAAAACGAGCACACCGACGAATACCAGCGCCAGCTGCTGATGCTGCTGTTTGAGCTGCTTGAGCTGGTTCAGGACGGTGGACTTAAGGTGCTGGATGAGCACATTGAGGTCCCTGAGAGTAGCCCGCTGTTCCAAAAGTACCCGCTTATCCTGCGTGACAAAGCGCTGATCACCTTTATCTCGGATAACTTCCGCCTGATGGCGATGGGCAAAATTAACGAACACGAGCTTGAAGGGATCCTCGAGCAGGAGCTGGTGGCGATGGAAGAGGATCTGTTGCTGCCGTCGCGTTCGCTGCAGCGAATTGCTGAGGCGATGCCTGGATTCGGTATTTGTGCCGCGGTGCTTGGGATAATCATCACCATGCAGTCTATCGACGGCTCCATTGCCGTTATCGGGGTGAAGGTAGCGGCCGCGCTGGTGGGCACCTTCCTTGGGGTCTTCTTCTGTTACTGCCTGATGGATCCGATGGCTAACGCCATGGAGCAGCGTACTAAAAAACAGATGGCCGTGCTGGAGTGTGTGCGTACCGTGCTGGTGAATCACGTTGCCGGTAAACCGACGCTGCTGGCGGTAGATGCCGGGCGCAAAATGCTGCCGATGGACTCTAAGCCGACCTTTGCCACGCTGGACGGCTGGGTGAACCAGATGACGGGTGATGCGTAA
- a CDS encoding rod-binding protein — protein sequence MINPINRQQTVLPGDMTGQVKPQNVEQAAEQFEAMFLRSMMQQMRKASDAMAAEDSPFNSKQQRMMRDFYDDRLASELASQRSTGIAGMIIAQLVPAGVKAEAKSAALPQQPSELATPVIPVMRRGQES from the coding sequence ATGATCAATCCGATTAACCGGCAGCAAACCGTCCTGCCCGGCGATATGACCGGGCAGGTAAAACCGCAAAATGTTGAACAGGCTGCCGAGCAGTTTGAAGCGATGTTTCTGCGCTCGATGATGCAGCAGATGCGCAAAGCCTCTGATGCGATGGCCGCCGAGGACAGCCCTTTCAACAGCAAGCAGCAGCGCATGATGCGAGATTTTTACGACGATCGGCTGGCCTCCGAGCTGGCTTCGCAGCGCAGCACCGGCATTGCCGGGATGATTATTGCCCAGCTGGTACCCGCCGGAGTTAAGGCCGAGGCAAAAAGTGCCGCTTTACCGCAGCAGCCCTCGGAATTAGCTACCCCGGTCATCCCCGTGATGCGTCGCGGTCAGGAGTCATAA
- the fliS gene encoding flagellar export chaperone FliS — protein MYGNEQEALGQYQQSDLAIQAAAASPHQLVLMLFNGLMDELVRARSHIAACRYERKVQSINKCIDILNALTSALDYEKGGDLALSLANLYDYCVYRLYDASHKLSVEYIDEVEKILGNLQDGWQKMGQQHG, from the coding sequence ATGTATGGAAATGAGCAGGAGGCCCTCGGCCAGTATCAGCAGTCCGATCTGGCCATTCAGGCCGCAGCGGCAAGTCCACATCAGCTGGTGCTGATGCTGTTTAACGGCCTGATGGACGAGCTGGTTCGCGCCAGGAGCCACATTGCCGCTTGCCGCTACGAGCGCAAAGTGCAGAGCATCAATAAATGTATCGATATTCTCAACGCCCTCACCAGCGCGCTGGATTATGAAAAAGGCGGCGATTTGGCGTTAAGCCTCGCCAATCTTTACGACTATTGCGTGTATCGCCTGTATGACGCGAGCCACAAGCTTTCCGTTGAGTACATTGACGAGGTGGAAAAGATCCTCGGCAACCTGCAGGACGGGTGGCAAAAAATGGGCCAGCAGCATGGATGA